Proteins from one Xenorhabdus griffiniae genomic window:
- a CDS encoding AAA family ATPase translates to MKSYLKKAERKQAFAKIGIYGDAGSGKTRTATEIAVGLWKTYNLKKPVAMFDTEPAATYIIPFFEAVGIEFLVYDESRAIKDLMGFWREAEQECSIIIADSITHVWKDCQDSYLKQLNTQRQKNNPRAKPVYQLEFHHWKPIKAKWAEFTDLFLSSKIHAIVCGRAGSIYEYQKNDETGKMELITNGTKMATEKEMGYEPSLLIEMIKHRENGRIINRALVEKDRTDRLNGQEFDFPTFQTFAPHFDFLNIGGKHFDSMEQHDSSMLFVNEITDDGFQYERRQREIMCEEIKGLFVKLGLDGNSKEAKEQRLDVMENIFATRSWTAIEGMNSEVLKQGFGKIKSMIMETQTNDQGVQ, encoded by the coding sequence ATGAAAAGTTATTTGAAGAAAGCCGAGCGGAAGCAGGCGTTTGCAAAAATTGGAATTTACGGTGATGCGGGGTCAGGGAAAACCAGAACAGCAACGGAAATAGCTGTAGGGTTATGGAAAACATATAATCTCAAAAAACCTGTTGCTATGTTCGATACAGAACCAGCGGCAACATACATAATTCCGTTTTTTGAGGCTGTTGGTATTGAATTTTTAGTTTATGACGAGAGCCGAGCAATTAAAGATTTGATGGGATTTTGGCGGGAAGCGGAACAGGAATGCTCCATTATCATTGCAGACTCAATTACTCACGTATGGAAAGATTGTCAGGATAGTTATCTAAAGCAACTCAATACTCAACGCCAAAAGAATAATCCACGTGCAAAACCTGTTTATCAGCTTGAATTCCATCACTGGAAGCCTATCAAAGCCAAGTGGGCTGAATTTACCGACTTATTCCTCTCTTCAAAGATCCACGCAATAGTTTGTGGTCGTGCAGGTTCTATTTATGAGTACCAAAAAAATGATGAAACAGGAAAGATGGAACTCATCACTAACGGTACAAAAATGGCAACCGAGAAAGAGATGGGATATGAACCATCGCTACTCATCGAAATGATTAAGCACAGAGAAAACGGCAGAATCATTAACAGGGCGCTGGTAGAGAAGGATCGCACTGACAGGCTCAATGGACAAGAGTTCGACTTCCCTACTTTCCAGACATTCGCTCCACATTTTGATTTTCTCAACATCGGCGGAAAGCACTTTGATTCAATGGAGCAGCATGACAGCTCAATGCTGTTTGTTAACGAAATCACGGATGATGGTTTTCAGTACGAAAGGCGCCAAAGAGAAATCATGTGCGAGGAAATAAAGGGGTTATTCGTAAAATTGGGGCTGGATGGGAACAGCAAAGAAGCTAAAGAACAGCGATTGGACGTTATGGAAAACATTTTTGCCACACGGAGCTGGACAGCTATTGAGGGGATGAATAGCGAAGTATTAAAACAGGGGTTTGGGAAAATAAAATCCATGATTATGGAGACACAAACTAATGATCAAGGAGTCCAGTAA
- a CDS encoding AraC family transcriptional regulator: MVGRIMQPHQLTILGNNQKLDAKMHYIPLGDISMSRLRYGASVEITPGELDAFFLIQMPLAGCADIESGSQCLDSTPNLASILSPNQHTSMRWNADNDQFMVRISRSLLERTLVGQLGHPLDQPLVFELGFEWQRCQAWRCLMPYILECTTQVPDILQHKLITNQIEQLISVTLLSTHQHNYSDTPTNRRCSIRPRHVRRVQEYLQAHAHEPITVEQLAQVAGVSLRSLYSGFKEFLNISPMQYLRNLRMEHVRTELLAGEATSVTGVALRWGFAHMGRFSAEYKARYGETPSKSLKRG, encoded by the coding sequence ATGGTCGGACGGATTATGCAGCCTCATCAGCTAACTATACTAGGTAACAATCAAAAGCTGGACGCCAAAATGCACTATATTCCACTGGGGGATATTTCTATGAGCCGGTTGCGTTACGGTGCCAGCGTTGAAATCACGCCAGGAGAATTGGATGCGTTCTTTCTCATCCAGATGCCGCTGGCCGGCTGTGCGGATATTGAAAGCGGCAGCCAGTGTCTTGATTCCACCCCCAATCTGGCTTCCATTCTCAGCCCAAATCAGCATACTTCCATGCGCTGGAACGCCGATAATGACCAGTTTATGGTCAGGATCTCCCGCTCCTTGTTGGAGAGAACGCTTGTCGGCCAATTAGGGCACCCTCTGGATCAACCACTGGTATTTGAACTGGGGTTTGAATGGCAACGCTGTCAGGCATGGCGCTGTTTGATGCCTTATATTCTGGAATGTACCACCCAGGTACCTGATATCTTGCAACACAAACTGATTACCAACCAAATAGAGCAATTGATTTCCGTTACCCTGCTGTCCACCCATCAACATAATTACAGTGACACGCCTACTAACCGTCGGTGCTCCATTCGCCCACGGCATGTACGACGAGTTCAGGAATATTTGCAGGCTCATGCCCACGAACCCATAACCGTAGAGCAACTCGCCCAGGTAGCAGGAGTCAGCCTACGCAGTCTCTATTCCGGCTTTAAGGAATTTCTGAATATTAGCCCGATGCAGTATTTACGTAACCTGCGTATGGAACATGTGCGCACAGAACTCCTGGCTGGAGAAGCCACCAGCGTCACAGGCGTCGCCCTGCGTTGGGGATTCGCCCATATGGGGCGCTTTAGCGCGGAATATAAAGCCCGTTATGGTGAAACACCAAGTAAAAGCCTGAAACGCGGCTGA
- the rpsU gene encoding 30S ribosomal protein S21: protein MPVIKVRENEPFDVALRRFKRSCEKAGVLAEVRRREFYEKPTTERKRAKASAVKRHAKKLARENARRTRLY, encoded by the coding sequence ATGCCAGTAATTAAAGTACGTGAAAACGAGCCATTTGACGTAGCACTGCGTCGCTTCAAGCGTTCTTGCGAGAAAGCAGGCGTATTAGCAGAAGTTCGTCGTCGTGAGTTCTATGAAAAACCAACGACTGAGCGCAAACGCGCTAAAGCTTCTGCTGTTAAGCGTCATGCTAAGAAGCTAGCTCGCGAAAACGCACGCCGCACTCGTTTGTACTAA
- a CDS encoding MT-A70 family methyltransferase codes for MKYSLIVADPPWQYNNAASNGAANNHYSTTDFYSLTRLPIEQIAAENSVLCMWYTGNFALEAIKLAEAWGFTVKTMKLFTWIKLNKLAMERINKAIREERLFDAHDFMELLNTETRMNGGNYTRSNTEDVLIAVRGNGLPRQSASVKQVIYSCLGEHSQKPREAHYRLEQLYGDVPRIELFARETVEGWDLWGNESPQNNIEFISEVKFTTND; via the coding sequence ATGAAATACAGCCTCATCGTAGCTGATCCCCCGTGGCAATATAATAACGCAGCCAGCAACGGAGCCGCCAATAACCACTACTCTACTACCGATTTTTATTCCCTCACCCGATTACCCATAGAACAAATAGCCGCTGAAAATTCCGTACTCTGCATGTGGTACACGGGGAACTTTGCATTGGAAGCTATTAAGCTGGCTGAGGCATGGGGATTTACAGTTAAGACCATGAAGCTGTTCACGTGGATAAAGCTGAATAAGTTAGCGATGGAACGTATCAATAAGGCTATTCGGGAAGAAAGGCTGTTCGATGCTCATGACTTTATGGAACTGCTCAACACCGAAACACGGATGAACGGCGGCAACTACACCCGCAGCAACACCGAGGATGTATTGATCGCCGTTCGTGGTAATGGACTGCCACGACAAAGCGCCAGCGTGAAACAGGTTATTTATTCGTGTCTGGGTGAACACTCGCAAAAGCCGCGAGAAGCTCACTACCGATTAGAGCAATTATACGGTGATGTACCACGCATTGAATTATTTGCCCGTGAGACAGTCGAGGGCTGGGATTTATGGGGTAATGAGTCACCCCAAAATAATATCGAATTTATTAGTGAGGTTAAATTCACCACCAATGACTAA
- the ghoS gene encoding type V toxin-antitoxin system endoribonuclease antitoxin GhoS, with the protein MANFTVRVELHNANSKDYDRLHEKMENAGFERAITTESGRVFQLPDAEYSISSTKSTQEVCDLARDTAKKIKSNPSILVTKSNGTRRWSGLDED; encoded by the coding sequence ATGGCAAATTTCACTGTTCGCGTTGAGTTGCACAATGCAAACTCCAAGGATTATGATAGGCTGCATGAGAAAATGGAAAATGCAGGGTTTGAACGCGCGATCACCACTGAAAGCGGCAGGGTTTTTCAACTGCCAGATGCGGAGTACTCAATTTCTAGCACAAAATCCACACAGGAAGTTTGTGATTTAGCGCGAGATACAGCAAAGAAAATAAAATCTAATCCATCTATTCTTGTCACTAAATCAAACGGAACCAGAAGATGGTCTGGTTTGGATGAAGACTAA
- a CDS encoding helix-turn-helix domain-containing protein, with protein sequence MDRYPLTFAEACNFVGVSPPTLRNWIRTGRLVAARKDPTKKQSPYLITRQNCIAALNNPIHTVTVSAVDAKEGNKCQYSAETRLGTPTSRSRAARELNSLLAQRTNGKLRNCTTN encoded by the coding sequence ATGGATAGATATCCCCTGACATTTGCGGAAGCATGTAATTTTGTTGGGGTCTCACCACCAACATTACGGAATTGGATTAGAACAGGCCGATTAGTGGCAGCCAGAAAAGACCCAACTAAAAAACAATCCCCCTATCTTATCACTCGTCAAAATTGCATTGCCGCATTAAACAATCCGATCCACACTGTAACCGTGAGCGCGGTTGACGCTAAGGAAGGTAACAAATGTCAATATTCCGCAGAAACAAGACTTGGTACGCCGACATCACGATCCCGGGCGGCAAGAGAATTAAACAGTCTCTTGGCACAGAGGACAAACGGCAAGCTCAGGAACTGCACGACAAATTAA
- a CDS encoding zinc-finger-containing protein, whose product MIEHHLNVFKRIHDNRWPWLYHCWTCGARVSMHQGTDIPMGSLADKPTRIARLSAHQHFDYVREKWNWARTEAYHWLAKQLDISPSKCHFGWFDTDMCERAANICREFK is encoded by the coding sequence ATGATTGAGCATCATCTGAATGTATTTAAACGTATCCATGACAACCGCTGGCCGTGGTTATACCACTGCTGGACATGTGGTGCGCGTGTCAGCATGCATCAGGGAACGGATATCCCGATGGGGTCACTGGCGGATAAACCGACACGGATAGCGCGTCTATCAGCCCATCAGCATTTCGATTACGTCAGAGAAAAATGGAATTGGGCGCGCACGGAGGCGTACCATTGGTTAGCAAAACAGCTAGACATTAGTCCTAGCAAATGCCACTTCGGCTGGTTTGATACTGATATGTGCGAACGGGCAGCGAATATATGCAGGGAGTTTAAATAA
- the tsaD gene encoding tRNA (adenosine(37)-N6)-threonylcarbamoyltransferase complex transferase subunit TsaD, giving the protein MRVLGIETSCDETGIAIYDEETGLLANQLYSQVKLHADYGGVVPELASRDHIRKTVPLIQAALKEAGLTSKDIDAVAYTAGPGLVGALLVGATIGRSLAFAWDVPAIPVHHMEGHLLAPMLEENSPEFPFVALLVSGGHTQLISVTGIGEYKLLGESIDDAAGEAFDKTAKLLGLDYPGGPVLSRMAQQGKAGRFIFPRPMTDRPGLDFSFSGLKTFAANTIRDNIHGHNMAEDEQTKADIARAFEDAVVDTLAIKCKRALEQTGFKRLVMAGGVSANRTLRTKMQAVMEKLGGEVFYARPEFCTDNGAMIALAGMIRLQGGTAGELGVTVKARWPLADLPALQK; this is encoded by the coding sequence ATGCGAGTTTTAGGTATAGAAACGTCCTGCGATGAAACCGGAATCGCAATTTATGACGAAGAAACCGGTCTGCTAGCCAATCAATTATACAGCCAGGTCAAGCTACATGCTGATTATGGTGGTGTTGTGCCTGAACTGGCGTCCCGTGATCACATTCGTAAAACGGTTCCTTTGATTCAGGCGGCTTTGAAGGAAGCAGGGTTGACGAGTAAAGACATTGATGCAGTGGCTTACACTGCGGGGCCGGGATTGGTTGGTGCGTTGCTGGTTGGAGCAACCATTGGACGTTCACTGGCATTTGCCTGGGATGTACCTGCTATTCCTGTGCATCATATGGAAGGCCATTTGCTAGCTCCGATGCTGGAAGAAAACAGCCCTGAGTTTCCTTTTGTTGCTTTGCTGGTTTCAGGTGGTCATACCCAGCTTATTAGTGTAACGGGTATCGGTGAATACAAACTGTTGGGTGAATCCATCGATGATGCTGCTGGCGAGGCTTTTGATAAAACAGCAAAACTGCTTGGTTTAGATTACCCAGGCGGGCCAGTGCTTTCCCGTATGGCGCAACAGGGGAAGGCAGGGCGTTTTATTTTCCCCCGCCCGATGACCGATCGTCCGGGGTTGGATTTCAGTTTCTCTGGCCTGAAAACGTTCGCAGCGAATACGATCCGCGATAACATTCATGGTCATAATATGGCTGAGGATGAGCAAACTAAAGCAGATATCGCCCGCGCCTTTGAAGATGCCGTCGTGGATACACTGGCAATTAAGTGTAAACGAGCATTGGAACAGACGGGATTCAAACGGCTGGTGATGGCAGGTGGAGTGAGTGCAAACCGAACCTTGCGTACCAAGATGCAGGCCGTGATGGAAAAGTTGGGGGGCGAAGTTTTCTATGCCCGACCTGAATTCTGTACTGATAATGGAGCAATGATCGCGCTGGCTGGTATGATCCGTTTGCAAGGAGGCACTGCTGGTGAATTAGGTGTAACGGTGAAAGCACGTTGGCCGTTGGCAGATTTGCCTGCTTTGCAAAAGTAA
- the dnaG gene encoding DNA primase, translating to MAGRIPRAFINDLLARTDIIDLIDVRVPLKKKGKNHQACCPFHNEKTPSFTVNGDKQFYHCFGCGAHGNVIDFLMNYDRLDFIESIEELAAMHGLEVPYEAGSGSSQIERHQRQNLYQLMEKLNSFYQHSLNTPNAQSARQYLAQRGLSEEIIQRFAIGFAPAGWNNALKRFAHNAEERKQLDDAGMLVTNDSGRTYDRFRERVMFPIRDRRGRVIAFGGRVLGDELPKYLNSPETEIFHKGRQLYGLYEAQQSHNTLTKLLVVEGYMDVVALAQFGIDYAVASLGTSTTAEHVQLLFRTTDNVICCYDGDRAGRDAAWRTLETALPYLNDGRQLRFMFLPDGEDPDSLIRKEGREAFEQSMEKALTLSAFLFESLLPQVDLSNPEGTTKLSSLAMPLISLIPGETLRLYLLQELGNLLGTPDTTQLERFLAKLVKKDTNTYQALKLKPTTMRILIALLVQNPHLATLVPPLQGMFSTQIAGLPLFIELVDTCLAQPGLTTGQLLEQYRDNKYAKQLEKLAAWNDIQIEEIAEKTFSDALNHLFASALDERFNFLMAKERTEGLTPEEREEVRLITISGARK from the coding sequence ATGGCTGGACGAATTCCACGCGCATTTATCAATGACTTGTTAGCAAGAACCGATATCATTGATTTGATCGATGTTAGGGTGCCTTTGAAAAAGAAAGGTAAAAACCATCAAGCGTGCTGTCCTTTTCATAACGAAAAAACCCCTTCATTCACTGTAAATGGTGATAAGCAGTTTTACCATTGCTTCGGTTGCGGAGCACATGGCAATGTCATTGATTTTTTAATGAATTATGACAGGCTGGACTTTATCGAATCCATCGAAGAGCTGGCCGCAATGCATGGGCTGGAAGTCCCCTACGAAGCAGGTTCCGGCAGTAGTCAAATCGAACGTCACCAAAGGCAAAATCTTTATCAACTGATGGAGAAGCTCAATAGCTTCTATCAGCATTCACTGAATACTCCCAACGCCCAATCAGCCCGGCAATATTTGGCTCAGCGTGGACTCAGTGAAGAGATCATTCAGCGTTTCGCCATTGGTTTTGCGCCTGCGGGATGGAATAACGCCTTAAAACGGTTTGCCCATAATGCGGAAGAGCGCAAACAGTTAGACGATGCAGGAATGCTGGTCACGAACGATAGTGGCCGCACTTATGATCGTTTCCGTGAGCGGGTGATGTTCCCCATTCGCGATCGTCGTGGTCGCGTAATTGCATTCGGCGGCCGAGTGCTGGGAGATGAACTTCCCAAGTACCTGAACTCGCCGGAAACAGAAATTTTCCATAAAGGCCGCCAGTTATATGGTCTTTATGAGGCACAGCAAAGCCACAATACCCTGACAAAGCTATTGGTGGTTGAAGGTTATATGGATGTTGTTGCGCTAGCCCAATTTGGCATTGACTATGCCGTGGCTTCGCTGGGAACGTCCACAACCGCTGAACACGTGCAGTTACTTTTCAGGACAACCGATAATGTCATCTGTTGTTACGATGGTGACCGTGCAGGTCGTGATGCCGCATGGCGTACATTAGAAACAGCGCTGCCTTATCTGAATGATGGTCGGCAATTACGTTTTATGTTCTTGCCTGATGGTGAAGATCCTGATTCATTGATTCGTAAAGAAGGACGGGAAGCATTCGAGCAGAGCATGGAAAAGGCATTGACGTTATCTGCATTTTTGTTTGAATCACTCTTGCCACAGGTTGATTTAAGTAACCCAGAAGGAACGACTAAACTCAGTTCGCTAGCCATGCCACTGATAAGTCTTATCCCAGGGGAAACACTGCGGCTTTACCTGCTTCAAGAGCTTGGAAACCTGTTAGGGACGCCTGATACAACACAATTGGAACGATTTTTGGCAAAACTTGTCAAAAAAGATACCAATACTTATCAGGCGCTAAAACTGAAACCAACAACAATGCGCATACTGATCGCATTACTGGTACAGAATCCGCATTTAGCGACATTGGTTCCCCCATTACAGGGAATGTTTTCTACTCAGATAGCAGGACTGCCATTATTCATAGAGCTTGTCGATACGTGCCTTGCGCAACCAGGTTTAACCACTGGGCAACTGTTAGAGCAATATCGCGATAATAAGTATGCTAAACAGCTTGAAAAACTCGCTGCATGGAACGATATACAAATAGAAGAGATTGCTGAAAAGACTTTCAGCGATGCACTGAACCATCTTTTTGCGTCAGCACTTGATGAACGTTTTAATTTTCTAATGGCTAAAGAGAGAACTGAAGGCCTAACACCAGAAGAGCGTGAAGAAGTCCGGTTAATTACGATATCTGGTGCGAGGAAATAA
- a CDS encoding GNAT family N-acetyltransferase — translation MNNHNTSVYILNHLRLEDYFYSSISQIHQHVSEHVWAYVTGINSSLFNFLLVTQNDPNVVEALKTGIQLMEERCEQPFSIVTAGGYEHIQKACNQAGFVYDPQSLLISMRLDLENWQIEDRLYSEYDVRCVNHCLADWTTPIDNAFNVGQNITSQYQMSHEAALLAGKQLQHYALYVDEKPVSAITLSRVQDYARLDDLGTLVDMQGKGYATTLMHYVLKESKRQGVKEWYLDGVPAKCPLYARMGFKPLFEHHAFFRE, via the coding sequence ATGAATAATCATAATACTTCAGTATACATTTTAAACCATTTACGACTTGAAGATTATTTTTACTCATCCATCAGTCAGATCCATCAACATGTCAGTGAACATGTGTGGGCATATGTGACGGGGATAAATAGTTCGCTCTTTAATTTCTTGTTGGTTACCCAAAACGATCCGAATGTCGTTGAGGCGTTAAAAACGGGTATCCAATTAATGGAAGAACGGTGTGAACAGCCTTTTAGTATTGTGACCGCTGGAGGGTATGAACATATTCAGAAGGCCTGCAATCAGGCTGGGTTTGTTTATGATCCGCAAAGTTTATTAATATCGATGCGGCTCGATCTTGAAAATTGGCAGATAGAAGATAGGTTATACAGTGAATATGATGTCAGGTGTGTCAATCACTGTTTAGCCGATTGGACGACGCCAATAGATAATGCGTTTAATGTAGGGCAAAATATTACTTCACAATATCAGATGAGCCATGAAGCAGCACTTTTAGCTGGAAAACAACTCCAGCACTACGCATTATATGTAGATGAAAAACCAGTGAGTGCAATAACGTTATCGCGAGTGCAGGATTATGCTCGCCTTGATGATCTTGGGACTTTAGTCGATATGCAAGGCAAAGGATATGCGACCACTTTAATGCATTATGTTCTAAAAGAGTCTAAGCGGCAGGGTGTAAAAGAATGGTATCTGGATGGTGTTCCTGCAAAATGTCCATTGTATGCACGTATGGGATTTAAGCCACTATTTGAACATCATGCATTCTTCCGTGAATAA
- a CDS encoding site-specific integrase, which yields MFRRNKTWYADITIPGGKRIKQSLGTEDKRQAQELHDKLRADLWRVDKLGDYPDITFEEACVRWLEEKSEKKSIDKDKGMIGFWLIHFSGVIIKNITAEKIYVSVAKMENRKHLENWQAKCEANKKKGKDIPVYTPKPAAKATKALHLAFIKSLLRAAEREWKWIDRAPIIKTNQPKNGRIRWIEHHEAKRLIDECPEPLKSVVKFALSTGLRRSNIINLEWQQIDMQRKVAWIYPEDSKSGRAIGVALNDTACQVLRNQIGNHQKWVFVHKKSANRNDGTRTPVIRKMRVDDNKAWNSALKRSGIENFRFHDLRHTWASWLVQSGVPLSILQEMGGWESIEMVRRYAHLAPNHLTEHARHIDAIFDTQVPSTSQGTVMARVNGV from the coding sequence ATATTCCGCAGAAACAAGACTTGGTACGCCGACATCACGATCCCGGGCGGCAAGAGAATTAAACAGTCTCTTGGCACAGAGGACAAACGGCAAGCTCAGGAACTGCACGACAAATTAAGAGCTGATTTGTGGCGAGTTGATAAACTGGGTGATTATCCTGATATCACATTTGAGGAAGCGTGTGTCAGGTGGTTGGAAGAAAAGTCAGAAAAGAAATCGATAGACAAAGATAAGGGCATGATTGGTTTTTGGTTAATCCATTTCTCCGGCGTGATCATAAAAAACATCACAGCAGAGAAGATATATGTTTCAGTAGCAAAAATGGAGAACCGGAAGCATTTGGAAAATTGGCAAGCCAAATGCGAGGCCAACAAAAAGAAGGGCAAGGATATTCCTGTCTATACACCCAAGCCAGCAGCTAAAGCAACAAAAGCTCTGCATTTGGCATTCATCAAGTCACTGCTCAGAGCGGCAGAACGTGAATGGAAGTGGATAGATAGAGCGCCAATTATTAAGACCAATCAACCTAAAAACGGACGAATACGATGGATAGAACATCATGAAGCAAAAAGGCTGATTGATGAGTGCCCGGAACCGTTAAAATCCGTTGTTAAATTTGCCCTATCTACAGGATTACGGCGTTCAAATATTATTAATCTGGAATGGCAACAGATCGACATGCAGAGAAAAGTTGCATGGATTTACCCAGAAGACAGTAAGTCAGGCAGGGCTATAGGGGTAGCCCTGAATGATACAGCATGTCAGGTTTTGCGTAACCAGATAGGTAATCACCAAAAATGGGTGTTCGTGCATAAAAAATCCGCTAATCGAAATGACGGGACCAGAACGCCAGTCATCCGAAAAATGCGAGTTGATGATAACAAGGCATGGAATTCTGCATTGAAGCGATCAGGAATAGAGAATTTCAGATTCCACGACTTGAGACATACATGGGCTAGCTGGTTGGTGCAATCAGGCGTTCCATTATCAATTCTACAGGAAATGGGGGGCTGGGAGTCAATCGAAATGGTTCGTAGATATGCACACTTAGCGCCAAATCATTTGACTGAACACGCGCGTCATATAGATGCGATTTTTGACACTCAAGTCCCATCTACGTCCCAAGGGACAGTTATGGCTAGGGTAAATGGTGTGTAA
- the rpoD gene encoding RNA polymerase sigma factor RpoD, with the protein MEQNPQSQLKLLVTRGKEQGYLTYAEVNDHLPEDIVDSDQIEDIIQMINDMGIQVMEEAPDADDLMLAENTNDTDEDAVEAAAQVLSSVESEIGRTTDPVRMYMREMGTVELLTREGEIDIAKRIEDGINQVQCSVAEYPEAITYLLEQYDRVESGESRLSDLITGFVDPNAEEDLAPTATHVGSELPQEELDDDDDDEDEDRDDDADSEEDNSIDPELARQKFSELREQHNLTRQAIKTHGRSHPNSAAEILTLSEVFKQFRLVPKQFDHLVNNMRSMMDRVRLQERQIMKMCVEQCKMPKKIFITLFSGNETTDTWFTAAKAMNKPWSDKLLEVEEEIMRSLQKLRQIEEETGLTIEQVKDINRRMSIGEAKARRAKKEMVEANLRLVISIAKKYTNRGLQFLDLIQEGNIGLMKAVDKFEYRRGYKFSTYATWWIRQAITRSIADQARTIRIPVHMIETINKLNRISRQMLQEMGREPSPEELAERMMMPEDKIRKVLKIAKEPISMETPVGDDEDSHLGDFIEDTTLELPLDSATSESLRAATHDVLAGLTAREAKVLRMRFGIDMNTDHTLEEVGKQFDVTRERIRQIEAKALRKLRHPSRSEVLRSFLDD; encoded by the coding sequence ATGGAGCAAAACCCGCAGTCACAGCTAAAGCTACTTGTCACCCGAGGTAAGGAGCAAGGCTATTTGACCTATGCTGAGGTCAATGACCATCTGCCGGAAGATATCGTCGATTCTGATCAGATAGAAGATATCATCCAAATGATCAATGACATGGGCATCCAGGTAATGGAAGAAGCACCTGATGCCGATGATCTCATGTTGGCAGAAAACACAAACGACACAGATGAAGACGCAGTGGAAGCAGCTGCGCAAGTGCTATCTAGTGTTGAGTCAGAAATCGGTCGTACCACTGATCCGGTTCGCATGTACATGCGCGAAATGGGTACGGTTGAACTCTTGACTCGCGAAGGTGAGATTGACATTGCAAAGCGCATTGAAGATGGCATCAACCAAGTGCAGTGCTCCGTTGCTGAATACCCTGAAGCGATTACTTACCTGTTAGAACAATACGACCGTGTTGAATCCGGCGAGAGTCGTCTGTCCGATTTGATCACAGGTTTCGTTGATCCTAACGCAGAAGAAGATCTTGCCCCAACCGCCACTCACGTTGGCTCAGAACTTCCGCAGGAAGAACTTGACGACGATGATGACGATGAGGATGAAGATCGTGATGATGATGCTGACAGCGAAGAGGATAACAGCATCGATCCTGAACTCGCTCGCCAGAAATTTTCGGAACTGCGTGAACAACATAATCTGACTCGTCAGGCGATTAAGACACACGGTCGTAGTCATCCTAATTCCGCAGCAGAAATATTAACTTTATCTGAAGTATTTAAACAGTTCCGTCTGGTGCCAAAGCAATTTGATCATCTGGTCAACAATATGCGTTCCATGATGGATCGCGTACGTCTTCAGGAACGTCAGATCATGAAGATGTGTGTTGAACAGTGCAAAATGCCAAAGAAAATCTTCATCACGCTGTTCTCTGGCAATGAAACTACTGATACATGGTTCACTGCTGCAAAAGCAATGAATAAGCCATGGTCTGACAAGTTGCTGGAAGTTGAAGAAGAAATTATGCGTAGCCTGCAAAAGTTACGCCAGATCGAAGAAGAAACCGGCCTGACCATTGAACAGGTCAAAGACATCAACCGTCGCATGTCAATCGGTGAAGCGAAAGCCCGCCGTGCGAAAAAAGAGATGGTTGAGGCTAACCTGCGTCTGGTTATTTCGATTGCGAAGAAATATACCAACCGTGGCCTACAATTCCTCGATTTGATTCAGGAAGGTAATATCGGTTTGATGAAAGCGGTTGATAAATTTGAATACCGTCGTGGTTACAAATTCTCAACTTACGCAACATGGTGGATCCGTCAGGCGATCACACGTTCTATCGCAGACCAGGCACGCACCATCCGTATCCCAGTACATATGATTGAGACCATCAACAAACTCAATCGTATTTCCCGCCAGATGTTGCAGGAAATGGGGCGTGAGCCTTCACCGGAAGAGCTGGCAGAACGTATGATGATGCCTGAAGACAAGATCCGCAAGGTACTGAAAATTGCCAAAGAACCCATCTCCATGGAAACCCCTGTGGGTGATGATGAAGATTCACATTTGGGCGATTTTATCGAGGATACCACTCTCGAACTGCCGCTGGATTCAGCAACTTCAGAAAGCCTGCGCGCAGCAACTCACGATGTGTTGGCAGGTCTGACTGCACGTGAAGCGAAAGTTCTGCGTATGCGCTTTGGTATCGATATGAACACTGACCATACTCTGGAAGAAGTGGGTAAACAATTTGATGTAACCCGCGAACGTATTCGTCAGATCGAAGCAAAAGCACTGCGTAAACTGCGCCATCCGAGCCGTTCCGAGGTACTGCGCAGCTTCCTTGATGACTAA